In Paenibacillus sp. 1781tsa1, one DNA window encodes the following:
- a CDS encoding glycoside hydrolase family 105 protein, with translation MKETLQFTSVRMAQQFMESYRNHELYSTWHYENGCFLKALEELYTQTGEQKYFDYIRELMDHFVQEDGSIRSYTVEEYNLDQINQGKSLFLLHEKTGEEKYRKAAELLMIQLKGQPHTSEGGFWHKKIYPFQMWLDGLYMATPYLTQYGAVTGEEKWFDKAALQLLLVEQRTRDSRSGLLYHAWDESKEQRWSSGETGCSPHVWSRAMGWYVMAVVDTLDHLPVDHPQRGQIVGIFERVANALLHVQDQQTGLWPHLLDQPGRERNYLEASGTSMFVYALAKGVRKGYLSGKFKAVAEKGYQGLLQHLLQTDREGVLSLTQCNGGAGLGGSPYRDGSYEYYVTESIRINDPKSVAPFILAGVEIELA, from the coding sequence ATGAAAGAAACACTGCAATTCACATCGGTGCGCATGGCACAGCAATTCATGGAAAGTTATCGCAACCATGAGCTGTACTCCACTTGGCATTATGAGAATGGTTGCTTTCTGAAAGCACTGGAGGAGCTGTACACGCAAACCGGGGAGCAAAAGTATTTTGACTACATTCGTGAGCTAATGGATCACTTTGTTCAGGAAGATGGCTCGATTCGTTCCTATACGGTTGAGGAATATAATCTGGATCAGATCAATCAGGGAAAATCACTGTTCCTACTGCATGAGAAAACGGGTGAAGAAAAGTACCGCAAAGCTGCGGAGTTGCTTATGATTCAGCTCAAGGGACAGCCACATACGAGTGAAGGTGGGTTCTGGCATAAGAAGATTTACCCTTTCCAGATGTGGCTGGATGGATTGTATATGGCCACTCCGTATCTGACCCAGTATGGCGCGGTGACGGGTGAAGAGAAGTGGTTCGACAAGGCGGCTCTGCAGCTCTTGCTGGTGGAGCAACGTACACGTGATTCGCGTAGTGGTCTCTTGTACCATGCCTGGGATGAGAGCAAAGAGCAGCGCTGGAGTTCGGGGGAGACGGGATGTTCTCCGCATGTCTGGAGCCGGGCGATGGGCTGGTATGTGATGGCGGTTGTGGATACATTGGATCATCTGCCGGTAGATCATCCGCAGCGCGGGCAGATTGTGGGCATCTTCGAACGGGTAGCAAACGCTCTGCTGCATGTGCAGGACCAACAGACCGGACTATGGCCACATCTGCTGGATCAGCCGGGACGTGAGCGAAACTATCTGGAGGCTTCCGGCACCTCAATGTTTGTCTATGCATTGGCCAAAGGTGTACGTAAAGGATATCTAAGCGGCAAGTTCAAAGCGGTTGCGGAAAAAGGGTACCAGGGTCTGCTACAGCATCTGCTGCAAACGGATCGTGAAGGCGTGCTGTCCTTGACGCAGTGTAATGGCGGAGCAGGTCTTGGAGGAAGCCCGTATCGTGACGGGTCCTATGAGTATTATGTGACCGAGTCCATTCGGATCAATGATCCGAAGTCGGTCGCTCCGTTCATTTTGGCAGGGGTGGAGATTGAACTGGCGTAA